A genomic stretch from Microtus pennsylvanicus isolate mMicPen1 chromosome 11, mMicPen1.hap1, whole genome shotgun sequence includes:
- the Cog1 gene encoding conserved oligomeric Golgi complex subunit 1 isoform X1 encodes MAAATASPALKRLDLRDPNALFETHGAEEIRGLERQVRAEIEHKKEELRQMVGERYRDLIEAADTIGQMRRCAEGLVDAVRATDQYCARLRQAGSAAPRLPRAPQPQPPSEKFYSMAAQIKLLFEIPEKIWSSMEASQHLQATQLYLLCCHLHSLLQLDSSSSRYSPILSRFPILIRQVAAASHFRSTILHESKMLLRCQNVSEQAVAEALCSVMLLEESSPRQALTDFLMARKATIQKLLNQPHHGASIKTQICSLVELLATTLNQAHALFYTLPEGVLPDPSLPCGLLFSTLETITSQHPTGKGIGVLQGEMQLCSWFRHLPASIMEFQPELRTLAHPISQEYLKDTLQKWIDMCSEDIKNGITNLLMYVKSMKGLAGIRDAVWDLLTNESASHSWEVVCRRLLEKPLLFWEDLMQQLFLDRLQTLTREGFESISSSSKELLVSALQELESNNSTSNKHVHFEQNMSLFLWSESPSDLPSDAAWVSVANRPQFANSGLSMKAQAVSPGVQSFCSALDSKLKVKLDDLLAYLPSSDTPLPKDPSPVHQAKNSAFDRHADAGTVQDMLRTQSVACIKYIVGCIQAELQTIEEVTRNQKDILHGSKLHAVLFMARLCQSLGELCPHLKQCIVGKCGGSEKPAREARALKQQGKEKAQEVLPMQAQWQEVKEILLQQSVVAYRVWSSALVKFLICGFTQSLLLSDAGSILATATNWDELEIQEETESGSSVTSKIRLPTQPSWYVQSFLFSLCQEVNRVGGHALPKVTLQEMLKTCVAQVTAAYEQLTEEQQITKEGTFPMTQNRALQLLYDLRYLNIVLTSKGEEVKSGRSKPDSRLEKVTDRLEALIDPFDLDVFTPHLNSNLNRLVQRTSVLFGLVTGTEKQFASRSSTFNSQEPHNILPLASSQIRFGLLPLSMTSTRKAKTTGRGVETQAQQVGPPALSRAGDPTHPGSLFRQLASEEDDSPASSLFKLAWLSSMTK; translated from the exons ATGGCGGCCGCGACCGCCTCCCCGGCTCTGAAGCGGCTGGATCTGCGCGATCCCAACGCGCTCTTCGAGACGCATGGAGCGGAGGAAATCCGCGGGCTGGAGCGCCAGGTTCGAGCCGAGATCGAGCATAAGAAGGAGGAGCTGCGGCAGATGGTGGGCGAGCGCTACCGCGACCTGATCGAGGCGGCCGACACCATCGGCCAGATGCGCCGCTGCGCCGAGGGCCTGGTGGACGCCGTGCGGGCCACCGATCAATACTGCGCTCGCCTCCGCCAGGCCGGCTCCGCGGCACCCCGGCTCCCGCGGGCCCCGCAG CCGCAGCCGCCATCCGAGAAATTCTACAGCATGGCTGCCCAGATCAAGCTGCTGTTCGAGATCCCCGAGAAGATCTGGAGCTCCATGGAAGCCTCTCAGCATCTCCAGGCCACACAGCTCTACCTGCTCTGCTGCCACCTGCACAGCCTGCTCCAGCTGGACTCCTCTAGCTCCAGATACAGCCCCATCCTCTCGAGATTCCCCATTCTCATCCGGCAGGTGGCAGCAGCCAGCCACTTCCG GTCAACTATTTTGCATGAAAGCAAGATGCTGCTCAGATGCCAGAATGTGTCAGAGCAGGCTGTGGCCGAGGCCCTCTGCTCTGTAATGCTCCTGGAGGAGAGTTCTCCCCGCCAAGCCCTCACAGACTTCCTGATGGCCAGAAAGGCGACTATTCAGAAACTCCTGAACCAGCCTCACCACG GTGCTAGCATCAAGACCCAGATTTGCTCTTTGGTGGAGCTGCTGGCTACCACTCTGAACCAAGCCCATGCCCTTTTCTACACTCTACCGGAAGGCGTGCTGCCCGAcccatccctgccctgtggcttgCTCTTCTCCACCCTGGAGACAATCACAAGCCAGCATCCCACAG GAAAGGGCATCGGTGTCCTGCAAGGGGAGATGCAGCTGTGCAGCTGGTTCAGACACCTGCCAGCCTCCATTATGGAGTTCCAGCCAGAGCTACGGACGCTCGCTCATCCCATCAGCCAGGAGTACCTGAAGGACACGCTGCAGAAGTGGATCGACAT GTGCAGTGAAGACATTAAGAATGGGATCACCAACCTGCTTATGTACGTGAAGAGCATGAAAGGTCTCGCAGGGATCAGAGATGCCGTATGGGACTTGCTCACCAACGAGTCTGCCAGCCacagctgggaggtggtgtgtCGGCGGCTTCTGGAGAAGCCGCTCCTGTTCTGGGAGGACCTGATGCAGCAGCTCTTCTTAGATCGGTTACAG ACCCTGACCAGAGAAGGTTTTGAATCCATCTCCAGCAGCTCCAAAGAGCTTCTGGTCTCAGCTTTGCAGGAACTGGAGAGCAACAACTCCACATCGAATAAGCATGTCCACTTTGAGCAGAACATGTCTCTCTTCCTCTGGTCCGAGAGTCCCAGCGACCTGCCTTCTGATGCTGCCTGGGTCAGCGTGGCAAACCGGCCTCAGTTTGCCAACAGTGGCCTCTCCATGAAAGCCCAAGCGGTCAGCCCTGGGGTCCAGAGCTTCTGTTCTGCCCTGGATTCTAAGCTGAAGGTTAAACTGGACGACCTCCTGGCCTACCTTCCCTCCAGTGACACACCACTGCCCAAGGACCCCTCTCCCGTGCACCAGGCTAAGAACTCTGCCTTTGACAGACATGCAGATGCCGGGACTGTGCAGGACATGCTGCGGACTCAGTCTGTGGCCTGCATCAAGTACATTGTGGGCTGCATCCAGGCAGAGCTGCAGACCATTGAAGAAGTCACACGCAATCAGAAGGATATCCTTCACGGCAGCAAACTGCATGCAGTCCTCTTCATGGCCAGACTTTGCCAGTCCCTGGGAGAACTGTGCCCTCACCTGAAGCAGTGTATTGTGGGAAAGTGTGGGGGCTCGGAAAAACCTGCAAGAGAGGCCAGGGCTCTGAAAcagcaggggaaggagaaagctCAGGAGGTGCTCCCCATGCAGGCCCAGTGGCAGGAAGTGAAGGAAATCCTGCTCCAACAGAGTGTCGTGGCCTACCGGGTCTGGAGCTCAGCGCTTGTGAAA TTCCTGATCTGTGGCTTCACTCAGTCATTGCTTTTAAGTGATGCTGGCTCAATCCTGGCCACTGCCACCAACTGGGATGAACTAGAAATTCAAGAGGAGACCGAGTCTGGCAGCAGTGTCACGTCCAAGATACGCCTCCCTACGCAA CCATCCTGGTATGTACAGTCCTTCCTGTTTAGCTTGTGCCAGGAAGTTAATCGGGTTGGAGGCCATGCCTTGCCCAAGGTGACCCTGCAGGAGATGCTGAAGACCTGTGTGGCCCAAGTCACAGCTGCCTATGAGCAACTCACAGAGGAACAACAGATAACG AAAGAAGGGACATTTCCAATGACCCAGAATCGAGCCCTGCAGCTCCTCTATGACCTGCGCTACCTCAACATCGTTCTGACCAGCAAGGGGGAGGAAGTGAAGAGTGGCCGGAGCAAGCCAGACTCCAG ACTTGAGAAAGTGACCGACAGGCTAGAGGCCCTCATCGACCCTTTTGACCTGGATGTTTTCACACCACATCTCAACAGCAACCTTAATCGCCTGGTACAGCGGACTTCT GTTCTATTTGGATTGGTTACTGGTACAGAGAAACAGTTTGCCTCCCGGAGCAGCACATTCAACTCCCAGGAACCCCACAACATCCTGCCACTGGCCTCCAGTCAGATCAG gTTTGGGCTGCTTCCCCTGAGCATGACAAGCACGAGAAAGGCAAAAACAACCGGCAGAGGCGTCGAAACACAAGCCCAG CAGGTTGGCCCCCCAGCACTCTCCAGAGCAGGTGACCCGACACATCCTGGCTCCTTGTTCAGACAGCTCGCCAGCGAGGAAGACGACTCACCTGCATCTTCCTTATTCAAGCTTGCCTGGCTCTCTAGTATGACAAAGTAG
- the Cog1 gene encoding conserved oligomeric Golgi complex subunit 1 isoform X3: MAAATASPALKRLDLRDPNALFETHGAEEIRGLERQVRAEIEHKKEELRQMVGERYRDLIEAADTIGQMRRCAEGLVDAVRATDQYCARLRQAGSAAPRLPRAPQPQPPSEKFYSMAAQIKLLFEIPEKIWSSMEASQHLQATQLYLLCCHLHSLLQLDSSSSRYSPILSRFPILIRQVAAASHFRSTILHESKMLLRCQNVSEQAVAEALCSVMLLEESSPRQALTDFLMARKATIQKLLNQPHHGASIKTQICSLVELLATTLNQAHALFYTLPEGVLPDPSLPCGLLFSTLETITSQHPTGKGIGVLQGEMQLCSWFRHLPASIMEFQPELRTLAHPISQEYLKDTLQKWIDMCSEDIKNGITNLLMYVKSMKGLAGIRDAVWDLLTNESASHSWEVVCRRLLEKPLLFWEDLMQQLFLDRLQTLTREGFESISSSSKELLVSALQELESNNSTSNKHVHFEQNMSLFLWSESPSDLPSDAAWVSVANRPQFANSGLSMKAQAVSPGVQSFCSALDSKLKVKLDDLLAYLPSSDTPLPKDPSPVHQAKNSAFDRHADAGTVQDMLRTQSVACIKYIVGCIQAELQTIEEVTRNQKDILHGSKLHAVLFMARLCQSLGELCPHLKQCIVGKCGGSEKPAREARALKQQGKEKAQEVLPMQAQWQEVKEILLQQSVVAYRVWSSALVKFLICGFTQSLLLSDAGSILATATNWDELEIQEETESGSSVTSKIRLPTQPSWYVQSFLFSLCQEVNRVGGHALPKVTLQEMLKTCVAQVTAAYEQLTEEQQITKEGTFPMTQNRALQLLYDLRYLNIVLTSKGEEVKSGRSKPDSRLEKVTDRLEALIDPFDLDVFTPHLNSNLNRLVQRTSVLFGLVTGTEKQFASRSSTFNSQEPHNILPLASSQIRFGLLPLSMTSTRKAKTTGRGVETQAQDAIH; the protein is encoded by the exons ATGGCGGCCGCGACCGCCTCCCCGGCTCTGAAGCGGCTGGATCTGCGCGATCCCAACGCGCTCTTCGAGACGCATGGAGCGGAGGAAATCCGCGGGCTGGAGCGCCAGGTTCGAGCCGAGATCGAGCATAAGAAGGAGGAGCTGCGGCAGATGGTGGGCGAGCGCTACCGCGACCTGATCGAGGCGGCCGACACCATCGGCCAGATGCGCCGCTGCGCCGAGGGCCTGGTGGACGCCGTGCGGGCCACCGATCAATACTGCGCTCGCCTCCGCCAGGCCGGCTCCGCGGCACCCCGGCTCCCGCGGGCCCCGCAG CCGCAGCCGCCATCCGAGAAATTCTACAGCATGGCTGCCCAGATCAAGCTGCTGTTCGAGATCCCCGAGAAGATCTGGAGCTCCATGGAAGCCTCTCAGCATCTCCAGGCCACACAGCTCTACCTGCTCTGCTGCCACCTGCACAGCCTGCTCCAGCTGGACTCCTCTAGCTCCAGATACAGCCCCATCCTCTCGAGATTCCCCATTCTCATCCGGCAGGTGGCAGCAGCCAGCCACTTCCG GTCAACTATTTTGCATGAAAGCAAGATGCTGCTCAGATGCCAGAATGTGTCAGAGCAGGCTGTGGCCGAGGCCCTCTGCTCTGTAATGCTCCTGGAGGAGAGTTCTCCCCGCCAAGCCCTCACAGACTTCCTGATGGCCAGAAAGGCGACTATTCAGAAACTCCTGAACCAGCCTCACCACG GTGCTAGCATCAAGACCCAGATTTGCTCTTTGGTGGAGCTGCTGGCTACCACTCTGAACCAAGCCCATGCCCTTTTCTACACTCTACCGGAAGGCGTGCTGCCCGAcccatccctgccctgtggcttgCTCTTCTCCACCCTGGAGACAATCACAAGCCAGCATCCCACAG GAAAGGGCATCGGTGTCCTGCAAGGGGAGATGCAGCTGTGCAGCTGGTTCAGACACCTGCCAGCCTCCATTATGGAGTTCCAGCCAGAGCTACGGACGCTCGCTCATCCCATCAGCCAGGAGTACCTGAAGGACACGCTGCAGAAGTGGATCGACAT GTGCAGTGAAGACATTAAGAATGGGATCACCAACCTGCTTATGTACGTGAAGAGCATGAAAGGTCTCGCAGGGATCAGAGATGCCGTATGGGACTTGCTCACCAACGAGTCTGCCAGCCacagctgggaggtggtgtgtCGGCGGCTTCTGGAGAAGCCGCTCCTGTTCTGGGAGGACCTGATGCAGCAGCTCTTCTTAGATCGGTTACAG ACCCTGACCAGAGAAGGTTTTGAATCCATCTCCAGCAGCTCCAAAGAGCTTCTGGTCTCAGCTTTGCAGGAACTGGAGAGCAACAACTCCACATCGAATAAGCATGTCCACTTTGAGCAGAACATGTCTCTCTTCCTCTGGTCCGAGAGTCCCAGCGACCTGCCTTCTGATGCTGCCTGGGTCAGCGTGGCAAACCGGCCTCAGTTTGCCAACAGTGGCCTCTCCATGAAAGCCCAAGCGGTCAGCCCTGGGGTCCAGAGCTTCTGTTCTGCCCTGGATTCTAAGCTGAAGGTTAAACTGGACGACCTCCTGGCCTACCTTCCCTCCAGTGACACACCACTGCCCAAGGACCCCTCTCCCGTGCACCAGGCTAAGAACTCTGCCTTTGACAGACATGCAGATGCCGGGACTGTGCAGGACATGCTGCGGACTCAGTCTGTGGCCTGCATCAAGTACATTGTGGGCTGCATCCAGGCAGAGCTGCAGACCATTGAAGAAGTCACACGCAATCAGAAGGATATCCTTCACGGCAGCAAACTGCATGCAGTCCTCTTCATGGCCAGACTTTGCCAGTCCCTGGGAGAACTGTGCCCTCACCTGAAGCAGTGTATTGTGGGAAAGTGTGGGGGCTCGGAAAAACCTGCAAGAGAGGCCAGGGCTCTGAAAcagcaggggaaggagaaagctCAGGAGGTGCTCCCCATGCAGGCCCAGTGGCAGGAAGTGAAGGAAATCCTGCTCCAACAGAGTGTCGTGGCCTACCGGGTCTGGAGCTCAGCGCTTGTGAAA TTCCTGATCTGTGGCTTCACTCAGTCATTGCTTTTAAGTGATGCTGGCTCAATCCTGGCCACTGCCACCAACTGGGATGAACTAGAAATTCAAGAGGAGACCGAGTCTGGCAGCAGTGTCACGTCCAAGATACGCCTCCCTACGCAA CCATCCTGGTATGTACAGTCCTTCCTGTTTAGCTTGTGCCAGGAAGTTAATCGGGTTGGAGGCCATGCCTTGCCCAAGGTGACCCTGCAGGAGATGCTGAAGACCTGTGTGGCCCAAGTCACAGCTGCCTATGAGCAACTCACAGAGGAACAACAGATAACG AAAGAAGGGACATTTCCAATGACCCAGAATCGAGCCCTGCAGCTCCTCTATGACCTGCGCTACCTCAACATCGTTCTGACCAGCAAGGGGGAGGAAGTGAAGAGTGGCCGGAGCAAGCCAGACTCCAG ACTTGAGAAAGTGACCGACAGGCTAGAGGCCCTCATCGACCCTTTTGACCTGGATGTTTTCACACCACATCTCAACAGCAACCTTAATCGCCTGGTACAGCGGACTTCT GTTCTATTTGGATTGGTTACTGGTACAGAGAAACAGTTTGCCTCCCGGAGCAGCACATTCAACTCCCAGGAACCCCACAACATCCTGCCACTGGCCTCCAGTCAGATCAG gTTTGGGCTGCTTCCCCTGAGCATGACAAGCACGAGAAAGGCAAAAACAACCGGCAGAGGCGTCGAAACACAAGCCCAG gATGCCATCCATTAA
- the Cog1 gene encoding conserved oligomeric Golgi complex subunit 1 isoform X2: protein MAAATASPALKRLDLRDPNALFETHGAEEIRGLERQVRAEIEHKKEELRQMVGERYRDLIEAADTIGQMRRCAEGLVDAVRATDQYCARLRQAGSAAPRLPRAPQPQPPSEKFYSMAAQIKLLFEIPEKIWSSMEASQHLQATQLYLLCCHLHSLLQLDSSSSRYSPILSRFPILIRQVAAASHFRSTILHESKMLLRCQNVSEQAVAEALCSVMLLEESSPRQALTDFLMARKATIQKLLNQPHHGASIKTQICSLVELLATTLNQAHALFYTLPEGVLPDPSLPCGLLFSTLETITSQHPTGKGIGVLQGEMQLCSWFRHLPASIMEFQPELRTLAHPISQEYLKDTLQKWIDMCSEDIKNGITNLLMYVKSMKGLAGIRDAVWDLLTNESASHSWEVVCRRLLEKPLLFWEDLMQQLFLDRLQTLTREGFESISSSSKELLVSALQELESNNSTSNKHVHFEQNMSLFLWSESPSDLPSDAAWVSVANRPQFANSGLSMKAQAVSPGVQSFCSALDSKLKVKLDDLLAYLPSSDTPLPKDPSPVHQAKNSAFDRHADAGTVQDMLRTQSVACIKYIVGCIQAELQTIEEVTRNQKDILHGSKLHAVLFMARLCQSLGELCPHLKQCIVGKCGGSEKPAREARALKQQGKEKAQEVLPMQAQWQEVKEILLQQSVVAYRVWSSALVKFLICGFTQSLLLSDAGSILATATNWDELEIQEETESGSSVTSKIRLPTQPSWYVQSFLFSLCQEVNRVGGHALPKVTLQEMLKTCVAQVTAAYEQLTEEQQITKEGTFPMTQNRALQLLYDLRYLNIVLTSKGEEVKSGRSKPDSRLEKVTDRLEALIDPFDLDVFTPHLNSNLNRLVQRTSVLFGLVTGTEKQFASRSSTFNSQEPHNILPLASSQIRFGLLPLSMTSTRKAKTTGRGVETQAQVGPPALSRAGDPTHPGSLFRQLASEEDDSPASSLFKLAWLSSMTK, encoded by the exons ATGGCGGCCGCGACCGCCTCCCCGGCTCTGAAGCGGCTGGATCTGCGCGATCCCAACGCGCTCTTCGAGACGCATGGAGCGGAGGAAATCCGCGGGCTGGAGCGCCAGGTTCGAGCCGAGATCGAGCATAAGAAGGAGGAGCTGCGGCAGATGGTGGGCGAGCGCTACCGCGACCTGATCGAGGCGGCCGACACCATCGGCCAGATGCGCCGCTGCGCCGAGGGCCTGGTGGACGCCGTGCGGGCCACCGATCAATACTGCGCTCGCCTCCGCCAGGCCGGCTCCGCGGCACCCCGGCTCCCGCGGGCCCCGCAG CCGCAGCCGCCATCCGAGAAATTCTACAGCATGGCTGCCCAGATCAAGCTGCTGTTCGAGATCCCCGAGAAGATCTGGAGCTCCATGGAAGCCTCTCAGCATCTCCAGGCCACACAGCTCTACCTGCTCTGCTGCCACCTGCACAGCCTGCTCCAGCTGGACTCCTCTAGCTCCAGATACAGCCCCATCCTCTCGAGATTCCCCATTCTCATCCGGCAGGTGGCAGCAGCCAGCCACTTCCG GTCAACTATTTTGCATGAAAGCAAGATGCTGCTCAGATGCCAGAATGTGTCAGAGCAGGCTGTGGCCGAGGCCCTCTGCTCTGTAATGCTCCTGGAGGAGAGTTCTCCCCGCCAAGCCCTCACAGACTTCCTGATGGCCAGAAAGGCGACTATTCAGAAACTCCTGAACCAGCCTCACCACG GTGCTAGCATCAAGACCCAGATTTGCTCTTTGGTGGAGCTGCTGGCTACCACTCTGAACCAAGCCCATGCCCTTTTCTACACTCTACCGGAAGGCGTGCTGCCCGAcccatccctgccctgtggcttgCTCTTCTCCACCCTGGAGACAATCACAAGCCAGCATCCCACAG GAAAGGGCATCGGTGTCCTGCAAGGGGAGATGCAGCTGTGCAGCTGGTTCAGACACCTGCCAGCCTCCATTATGGAGTTCCAGCCAGAGCTACGGACGCTCGCTCATCCCATCAGCCAGGAGTACCTGAAGGACACGCTGCAGAAGTGGATCGACAT GTGCAGTGAAGACATTAAGAATGGGATCACCAACCTGCTTATGTACGTGAAGAGCATGAAAGGTCTCGCAGGGATCAGAGATGCCGTATGGGACTTGCTCACCAACGAGTCTGCCAGCCacagctgggaggtggtgtgtCGGCGGCTTCTGGAGAAGCCGCTCCTGTTCTGGGAGGACCTGATGCAGCAGCTCTTCTTAGATCGGTTACAG ACCCTGACCAGAGAAGGTTTTGAATCCATCTCCAGCAGCTCCAAAGAGCTTCTGGTCTCAGCTTTGCAGGAACTGGAGAGCAACAACTCCACATCGAATAAGCATGTCCACTTTGAGCAGAACATGTCTCTCTTCCTCTGGTCCGAGAGTCCCAGCGACCTGCCTTCTGATGCTGCCTGGGTCAGCGTGGCAAACCGGCCTCAGTTTGCCAACAGTGGCCTCTCCATGAAAGCCCAAGCGGTCAGCCCTGGGGTCCAGAGCTTCTGTTCTGCCCTGGATTCTAAGCTGAAGGTTAAACTGGACGACCTCCTGGCCTACCTTCCCTCCAGTGACACACCACTGCCCAAGGACCCCTCTCCCGTGCACCAGGCTAAGAACTCTGCCTTTGACAGACATGCAGATGCCGGGACTGTGCAGGACATGCTGCGGACTCAGTCTGTGGCCTGCATCAAGTACATTGTGGGCTGCATCCAGGCAGAGCTGCAGACCATTGAAGAAGTCACACGCAATCAGAAGGATATCCTTCACGGCAGCAAACTGCATGCAGTCCTCTTCATGGCCAGACTTTGCCAGTCCCTGGGAGAACTGTGCCCTCACCTGAAGCAGTGTATTGTGGGAAAGTGTGGGGGCTCGGAAAAACCTGCAAGAGAGGCCAGGGCTCTGAAAcagcaggggaaggagaaagctCAGGAGGTGCTCCCCATGCAGGCCCAGTGGCAGGAAGTGAAGGAAATCCTGCTCCAACAGAGTGTCGTGGCCTACCGGGTCTGGAGCTCAGCGCTTGTGAAA TTCCTGATCTGTGGCTTCACTCAGTCATTGCTTTTAAGTGATGCTGGCTCAATCCTGGCCACTGCCACCAACTGGGATGAACTAGAAATTCAAGAGGAGACCGAGTCTGGCAGCAGTGTCACGTCCAAGATACGCCTCCCTACGCAA CCATCCTGGTATGTACAGTCCTTCCTGTTTAGCTTGTGCCAGGAAGTTAATCGGGTTGGAGGCCATGCCTTGCCCAAGGTGACCCTGCAGGAGATGCTGAAGACCTGTGTGGCCCAAGTCACAGCTGCCTATGAGCAACTCACAGAGGAACAACAGATAACG AAAGAAGGGACATTTCCAATGACCCAGAATCGAGCCCTGCAGCTCCTCTATGACCTGCGCTACCTCAACATCGTTCTGACCAGCAAGGGGGAGGAAGTGAAGAGTGGCCGGAGCAAGCCAGACTCCAG ACTTGAGAAAGTGACCGACAGGCTAGAGGCCCTCATCGACCCTTTTGACCTGGATGTTTTCACACCACATCTCAACAGCAACCTTAATCGCCTGGTACAGCGGACTTCT GTTCTATTTGGATTGGTTACTGGTACAGAGAAACAGTTTGCCTCCCGGAGCAGCACATTCAACTCCCAGGAACCCCACAACATCCTGCCACTGGCCTCCAGTCAGATCAG gTTTGGGCTGCTTCCCCTGAGCATGACAAGCACGAGAAAGGCAAAAACAACCGGCAGAGGCGTCGAAACACAAGCCCAG GTTGGCCCCCCAGCACTCTCCAGAGCAGGTGACCCGACACATCCTGGCTCCTTGTTCAGACAGCTCGCCAGCGAGGAAGACGACTCACCTGCATCTTCCTTATTCAAGCTTGCCTGGCTCTCTAGTATGACAAAGTAG
- the Vcf1 gene encoding protein VCF1, giving the protein MGGRGGDAGSRGGTGRPEGYSAPAASTRAAARAQARGGGRGGRRRNTTPSVRCRRGAAQPRRSPSPAAMSERLRPRKRRRNGNDDDNHLPPQTKRSSRNPIFQDSWDTESSSSDSGGSSSNSSINSPDRASGPEGSLSHIIPGSCPSTPQPVLPEQSALCQGPYFLINQTLKEAHFHSLQHRGRPLT; this is encoded by the exons ATGGGGGGGCGCGGAGGAGACGCCGGAAGTCGCGGTGGTACGGGTCGTCCTGAGGGGTACTCAGCGCCCGCAGCCTCTACCCGCGCGGCGGCCAGAGCCCAGGCCCGTGGGGGTGGGCGTGGCGGTCGTCGCCGGAACACAACCCCGTCCGTTCGCTGTCGGCGCGGGGCGGCGCAGCCGCGTCGCTCGCCTTCACCAGCGGCCATGAGCGAGCGCCTCCGCCCCAG gaaaaggagaagaaatggcAATGATGATGACAACCACCTACCACCCCAGACCAAAAGAAGCAGTAGGAACCCCATCTTCCAGGACTCCTGGGACACAGAG tcttcGAGCAGCGACAGCGGTgggagcagcagcaacagcagcatcaACAGCCCAGACAGGGCCAGTGGGCCAGAGGGCAGCTTGAGCCACATCATCCCTGGATCCTGCCCCAGCACCCCCCAGCCGGTGCTGCCCGAGCAGTCTGCACTGTGCCAAGGCCCTTACTTCCTTATCAATCAGACCCTGAAGGAGGCCCATTTTCACAGCCTACAGCACCGAGGCCGGCCTCTGACATGA